The DNA region GGTGGCTTTTTTTTGCTCGGCAGTCAGGCTGCTTACAGATCAAACCCGTCCACAACGTTGCGACGTTCATTTTCGCTGCGCATGTCGTAGCTGGCGGTGGTCGAGATATGCGTGTGATGGGCCAGCTTCTGAGCAATCGACAAATCATATTCTTCGATCACCCGGGTGATGAACGAGCGACGAAAGTCGTGGGGCATGATGTTGACCCCGACCTCACGGCCACGCTGCTTGGCGATGAAATAGATAGCGTGTTTGGTGATTCGCTCGCGGGTGATATGGCTGCCCCGCCGAATACGGTTGAACAGGAACGGGTCATCGCCCTGCCCCGGCTGCAGGCACGAGCGACGCAATTCCAGCCAGTCATTCAGCGCCTTGAACGCCCATTCCGGAGCGTATTTGATCAACTGTTTATTGCCTTTGCCCAGCACCCGCAGGCTGCGCTCGGCAAAGTCGATCTGCGACAGGTCGAGGTTCACCGACTCGGACTTGCGCATGCCTGATCCATACAAAATGGCGATGATTGCAGCGTCGCGCCGCCCTTGA from Pseudomonas syringae includes:
- a CDS encoding site-specific integrase; this translates as MPEDPHTNPSAPVVSPFSLPDVNKPLRLYLDRLAPSSRLTMTYVLQDAADRLGMADVDIHDIPWHTLQPGHVTALVATLREDDYAPNTTSLYVNAIRGVMNEAWRHDLITHDQLLKIRSIKPVSGTRLAKGRNIRRTLIRELMQACAADPRPQGRRDAAIIAILYGSGMRKSESVNLDLSQIDFAERSLRVLGKGNKQLIKYAPEWAFKALNDWLELRRSCLQPGQGDDPFLFNRIRRGSHITRERITKHAIYFIAKQRGREVGVNIMPHDFRRSFITRVIEEYDLSIAQKLAHHTHISTTASYDMRSENERRNVVDGFDL